A single genomic interval of Pyrus communis chromosome 7, drPyrComm1.1, whole genome shotgun sequence harbors:
- the LOC137740923 gene encoding MDIS1-interacting receptor like kinase 2-like: MSEIPPQLGNLMKLEALNLSHNELSGSIPSTFSNMLSLTVVDISYNHLEGPLPNNKAFHEASFLAFANNTGLCGNATGLNVCPSKTKGEKKSRKSVIFIVLLVLSILFFAIGVTGVLCVVCCRQEGQSNEDQFTVWSCDGRLEYEDIIEATEEFDSKYCVGVGGNATVYKAELPTGRIVAVKKLHMLQDSGVANLKAFESEVRTLSEVRHRNILKLYGFCSHPQHPLLLYDYVEGGSLENILTDENHAVKFGWIERVNVVKDVANALSYMHHDCSPPIVHRDISSKNILLDLEYRAYVSDFGTAKLLNLETSNWTSFAGTFGYSAPELAYTMETNEKCDLYSFGVVALEVIMGKHPGDLLSYFLSLSLTSTPEPMKLNDILDKRLPLPENHVVEKVITVANLAFACLRTNPQSRPTMQQISRELLF; encoded by the exons ATGAGTGAAATCCCACCACAGCTTGGGAATTTGATGAAGTTGGAAGCCTTGAATCTCTCTCACAACGAGCTCTCTGGTTCGATCCCATCTACATTCAGTAACATGCTGAGCTTGACAGTTGTTGACATATCATACAACCATTTGGAGGGTCCCCTTCCCAACAACAAAGCGTTCCATGAGGCTTCGTTTCTAGCTTTTGCGAATAACACAGGCTTGTGTGGCAATGCTACCGGTTTGAATGTTTGCCCGTCCAAAACAAAGGGGGAGAAAAAGAGCAGAAAATCAGTTATCTTCATCGTACTCCTTGTTTTAAGCATCCTGTTTTTTGCAATTGGGGTAACTGGGGTTCTTTGTGTGGTCTGCTGTCGGCAGGAAGGGCAATCAAATGAAGACCAGTTTACGGTTTGGAGCTGTGATGGAAGACTTGAGTACGAAGACATCATTGAAGCCACAGAGGAATTCGACTCCAAATATTGTGTGGGGGTGGGAGGCAATGCAACTGTTTATAAAGCTGAGCTGCCAACAGGTCGGATTGTTGCGGTGAAGAAACTTCACATGCTGCAGGATAGTGGAGTGGCAAACCTCAAGGCTTTCGAGAGTGAGGTTCGTACTCTTTCAGAGGTTCGTCACAGAAACATTTTGAAGCTTTATGGTTTCTGTTCGCATCCACAGCACCCTCTTTTGTTGTACGATTACGTAGAAGGAGGAAGCTTGGAAAACATACTGACCGATGAAAACCATGCGGTTAAGTTTGGATGGATCGAGAGGGTGAATGTTGTCAAGGATGTTGCTAATGCATTGTCTTATATGCATcatgattgttcacctcctATAGTACATCGAGACATTTCGAGTAAGAACATCTTGCTGGATTTGGAATATCGAGCTTATGTCTCCGATTTTGGTACAGCTAAGCTCTTGAATCTTGAGACTTCAAATTGGACTTCGTTTGCAGGCACATTCGGATACAGTGCTCCAG AGTTAGCATACACAATGGAAACGAACGAGAAATGCGATCTTTATAGCTTTGGAGTGGTTGCACTAGAAGTGATCATGGGAAAGCATCCCGGAGACCTCCTCTCCTATTTTTTGTCATTGTCATTAACATCAACACCCGAACCTATGAAACTGAACGACATCTTAGATAAGAGGCTCCCGCTTCCAGAAAATCATGTCGTTGAAAAAGTGATCACCgttgcaaaccttgcatttgcgTGCTTGCGGACGAATCCCCAATCTCGACCAACCATGCAACAAATTTCCCGCGAGTTGTTATTTTGA
- the LOC137741056 gene encoding protodermal factor 1-like, translating to MGRVRRNATSLFLWTLVAGLLSQNLIIPVRSSAVQDQKTYYSPPDPHSGSPPGGSHGTPSRPPSHGGGSHSPPSHGGGGSHNPTPSPPSNCGTPPAHHNPTPSTPSGGGYYHSPPPTYGGSPPTTPIIGTPPTPVIVSPPIPVIGTPPTDPNTPTIPTPPFLPDPNSLPPFTCNYWRSHPTLIWGLLGWWGNLGHSFGVSSLPGIGSGIMSLPQALSNTRTDGLGELYRQGTAALLNAMVDNRFHFTTNQVRDSFVRALGSNKAAATQARVFKLANEGKLKPRA from the exons ATGGGGAGAGTGAGAAGAAATGCAACCTCTTTGTTCCTATGGACTTTGGTTGCTGGGTTGCTCTCCCAGAACTTGATCATCCCTGTCAGGTCCTCCGCTGTTCAAGACCAGAAGACCTACTACTCTCCACCAGACCCCCACTCTGGCAGCCCCCCTggag GTTCACACGGAACTCCTTCCCGCCCACCATCACACGGTGGCGGCTCTCACAGCCCGCCCTCTCATGGAGGTGGCGGAAGCCACAACCCTACACCATCACCACCTTCCAACTGTGGCACCCCACCAGCACACCACAACCCTACTCCATCCACTCCAAGCGGTGGTGGCTACTACCACTCTCCGCCACCAACTTATGGCGGCAGCCCCCCAACCACACCAATAATCGGTACCCCTCCCACCCCAGTCATTGTGAGCCCCCCAATCCCAGTCATTGGAACCCCACCAACTGACCCGAACACCCCAACTATTCCCACTCCACCTTTTCTTCCTGACCCCAACTCCCTTCCACCCTTCACATGCAA CTACTGGAGGAGCCACCCAACACTGATATGGGGTCTGTTGGGCTGGTGGGGAAATTTGGGCCACTCTTTTGGTGTGTCTAGTCTTCCAGGGATCGGATCCGGCATCATGAGCCTCCCGCAGGCCCTTTCAAACACCCGCACCGACGGGCTAGGAGAGCTCTACAGACAAGGAACTGCTGCCTTGCTGAATGCCATGGTGGATAACAGGTTCCACTTCACCACCAACCAAGTCAGGGACAGCTTCGTCAGAGCACTGGGATCGAACAAGGCTGCAGCGACTCAAGCCCGCGTTTTCAAGCTTGCCAACGAAGGAAAACTCAAGCCAAGAGCCTGA
- the LOC137740303 gene encoding uncharacterized protein, producing MWKHGNKSKAWNGPQNRWVAFLAVCFTLVLLVFILSVGNTVPKTSSLLGLPEEKWNSYESVVRFSPTLEFPNGTEVIWQIPDSPKAVLFLAHGCGGRAPHFWDKSSHCPDCIGLPEERLIALNSLARKFAVITISSVGTCWTMGKELIRVKDIIRWWVEKNKLEKLPLVAMGASSGGYFVSVLATVLKFNSIAIMIAEGVFDRVKIEESYPPTLFMHMPKDIVRQQKIDEYMKVLRNKGVDVAELKCMEFPLSPHLLADRIPGLDQSVSAKLFELFRQKGFIDENGYMKNDGRRTRWKEAVRESKIISLDKHLAHYIQEELNLAFAYHEMTSLHSDRMFKWFESHMR from the coding sequence ATGTGGAAGCACGGAAACAAATCAAAGGCATGGAATGGGCCTCAAAACCGATGGGTCGCATTTCTCGCAGTATGTTTTACATTAGTTCTTCTAGTTTTCATATTGTCAGTTGGCAACACTGTCCCAAAGACCAGTTCATTACTTGGACTTCCAGAGGAAAAGTGGAATAGCTATGAGTCAGTGGTGCGGTTTTCTCCAACCTTAGAGTTTCCAAATGGAACAGAAGTAATATGGCAAATACCAGATTCGCCTAAAGCAGTTCTTTTTCTGGCGCATGGTTGCGGAGGTAGAGCTCCTCATTTTTGGGATAAATCTTCTCACTGCCCTGACTGCATTGGTTTGCCAGAGGAAAGGCTAATTGCTCTTAATTCTCTTGCCCGAAAGTTTGCTGTCATTACCATATCAAGTGTGGGGACATGCTGGACTATGGGGAAGGAGCTAATTAGAGTTAAAGATATTATCAGATGGTGGGTTGAGAAAAACAAGCTTGAAAAGCTTCCTCTTGTTGCTATGGGGGCCTCTTCTGGGGGATACTTTGTTTCTGTGCTTGCCACTGTGTTGAAGTTCAATAGTATTGCAATCATGATTGCCGAAGGGGTGTTTGATCGAGTCAAAATAGAAGAGAGCTATCCCCCAACCCTCTTCATGCACATGCCCAAAGATATAGTTAGGCAGCAAAAGATTGATGAGTACATGAAAGTTTTGAGAAATAAAGGTGTTGATGTTGCAGAGCTCAAATGCATGGAGTTCCCCTTGTCGCCACATCTCTTAGCTGATAGAATCCCAGGTCTTGATCAGTCTGTTTCTGCTAAGTTGTTTGAACTCTTCCGGCAAAAGGGTTTTATCGATGAGAATGGATATATGAAGAATGATGGCCGTAGAACACGTTGGAAAGAAGCTGTCAGAGAGAGTAAAATTATTTCTCTAGACAAGCATCTGGCCCATTACATCCAAGAGGAGTTAAATCTTGCATTTGCATATCATGAAATGACCAGCTTGCACTCTGACAGGATGTTTAAATGGTTTGAATCTCATATGAGGTAA
- the LOC137741040 gene encoding trifunctional UDP-glucose 4,6-dehydratase/UDP-4-keto-6-deoxy-D-glucose 3,5-epimerase/UDP-4-keto-L-rhamnose-reductase RHM2-like has product MANVYKPRNILITGAAGFIGSHVVNQLMRNYPEYKIVVLDKLDYCSNLKNLHPSHSSPNFKFIKGDICSADFVNSILLNESIDTIMHFAAQTHVDNSFGNSFEFTKNNVYGTQVLLEACKVTGQIKRFIHVSTDEVYGETDENAVVGNHEASQLLPTNPYSATKAGAEMLVMAYGRSYGLPVITTRGNNVYGPNQFPEKMIPKFILLAMQGKHLPIYGNGSNVRSYLYCEDVAEAFEVILHRGEVGRVYNIGTKKERRLIDVAREICQHFSLNPDAHIKFVQDRPFHDKRYFIDYEKLKALGWSQQTSWEDGLKKTLDWYVKNPDWWGDVSGTLVARPRNCEVSSNFSF; this is encoded by the coding sequence ATGGCGAATGTGTACAAACCAAGGAACATCCTGATTACTGGAGCTGCCGGCTTCATTGGTTCCCATGTTGTCAACCAGCTCATGCGGAACTATCCCGAGTACAAGATTGTGGTCCTTGACAAGCTTGATTACtgttcaaatttaaaaaacctTCACCCTTCACATTCGTCACCCAACTTTAAGTTTATCAAGGGAGACATCTGCAGTGCTGACTTTGTCAATTCAATTCTTCTCAACGAGTCCATTGATACAATAATGCACTTTGCAGCCCAGACCCATGTCGACAACTCTTTTGGTAACAGCTTTGAGTTCACTAAAAACAACGTCTACGGTACACAAGTTCTCTTAGAAGCATGCAAAGTCACTGGTCAAATCAAAAGGTTCATTCATGTAAGCACAGACGAAGTGTATGGGGAGACAGATGAGAATGCTGTGGTGGGAAATCATGAGGCTTCTCAGCTTCTTCCGACAAACCCCTACTCTGCAACTAAAGCTGGAGCGGAGATGCTTGTTATGGCGTATGGACGTTCATATGGATTGCCGGTGATAACGACCAGAGGAAATAATGTTTACGGCCCCAATCAGTTTCCTGAAAAGATGATTCCAAAATTTATTCTATTGGCTATGCAAGGGAAGCATCTTCCGATTTATGGAAATGGATCCAATGTCAGAAGTTATCTCTATTGTGAGGATGTCGCAGAGGCATTTGAAGTCATTCTCCATAGGGGTGAGGTAGGCCGTGTCTACAACATCGGGACGAAGAAAGAGAGGAGATTGATTGATGTGGCTAGGGAAATTTGCCAACACTTCTCTTTGAACCCAGATGCACATATTAAGTTTGTGCAGGATAGGCCTTTTCATGATAAGAGATATTTCATAGATTACGAGAAGCTGAAAGCCTTGGGATGGTCCCAACAGACATCGTGGGAGGATGGGTTGAAGAAGACATTGGACTGGTACGTGAAGAATCCCGACTGGTGGGGGGATGTTTCTGGAACGCTAGTTGCTCGCCCGAGAAACTGCGaagtttcttcaaatttttctttttaa